A genomic window from Cotesia glomerata isolate CgM1 linkage group LG7, MPM_Cglom_v2.3, whole genome shotgun sequence includes:
- the LOC123269020 gene encoding uridine nucleosidase 1-like: protein HEHIIILVDHFSVNRIFRKVSNSVIKKNWIKNNAIFCDSVNSRKLVIDTDGEADDSAAILLTLSTFAQKVSDHEVVGITCVYGNTYENNVEINILKTLTVANSTHVSSSLEKFVYTDYFGKNGFSDFEFKGKINGHVERSTDAASALVNMAKNYSGKLDILALGPLTNIATASLQDKNFLKNVHRLYIMGGNIRSNGRHFRPTFNFESDPESTYIVFNTSSSETPYLLYPGQTDFVANISKEWRIRELGSIKSRFVQFLNKAEKKSLSYKDKIWRGGDVITAAVMLWPNKFTFNKCDA, encoded by the exons CATGAACATATTATCATTCTGGTTGATCATTTTAGTGTCAATAGGATTTTCCGTAAAGTAAGTAAtagtgtaataaaaaaaaattggattaaAAACAATGCGATATTTTGTGATAGCGTAAACTCAAGAAAATTGGTGATTGACACGGATGGAGAAGCTGACGATTCAGCAGCTATTCTGTTAACTCTATCTACTTTTGCACAAAAAGTCTCCGATCATGAAGTCGTTGGAATCACTTGCGTCTATGGGAATACGTATGAAAATAATGTTGAgataaatattctaaaaacTCTCACTGTCGCCAATTCAACTCACGTAAGTTCTTCac TGGAAAAATTTGTAtatactgattattttggcAAGAATGGTTTCAGTGATTTCGAgtttaaaggaaaaataaaCGGGCACGTTGAAAGATCTACAGACGCAGCATCAGCTCTAGTTAATATGGCCAAAAATTATTCTGGTAAATTGGATATACTTGCTCTGGGCCCGTTAACAAACATTGCCACCGCGAGCTTgcaagacaaaaattttttgaaaaatgtccATAGATTGTATATTATGGGCGGAAATATAAGATCAAATGGGAGACATTTTCGGCCCACATTTAACTTCGAAAGCGATCCTGAAAGTACTTATATTGTTTTTAACACTTCAAGTAGTGAAACACCTTATCTTTTGTATCCTGGACAAACAGATTTTGTTGCAAATATATCCAAG GAGTGGAGAATAAGGGAATTAGGATCAATTAAATCGAGATTTGTCCAATTCCTTAACAAAGCTGAAAAGAAAAGTTTGAGTTATAAGGACAAAATATGGAGAGGCGGTGACGTCATAACAGCTGCAGTTATGCTTTGGCCAAACAAATTCACTTTTAATAAATGCGATGCCTAG